Proteins from one Stenotrophomonas aracearum genomic window:
- a CDS encoding 3-hydroxyanthranilate 3,4-dioxygenase → MLPSPINLLGWIEENRHLLKPPVGNKMIENGDFIIMVVGGPNSRTDFHYDEGPEWFYQLEGEMLLKVQEDGAVRDIPIRAGEIFLLPGKVPHSPRRPPGGVGLVVERRRLAHEKDGVMWFCERCNHKLYEEYFTLQNIETDLPKLFARYQADIRMRTCDNCGHVDPLPGG, encoded by the coding sequence ATGCTGCCCTCGCCGATCAACCTGCTTGGCTGGATCGAAGAAAACCGCCACCTGCTCAAGCCGCCGGTGGGCAACAAGATGATCGAGAACGGCGACTTCATCATCATGGTGGTCGGCGGCCCGAACAGCCGCACCGACTTCCATTACGACGAAGGCCCGGAGTGGTTCTACCAGCTCGAAGGCGAGATGCTGCTGAAGGTGCAGGAAGACGGCGCGGTGCGCGACATTCCGATCCGCGCCGGCGAGATCTTCCTGCTGCCGGGCAAGGTGCCGCACTCGCCGCGCCGCCCGCCCGGCGGGGTCGGCCTGGTGGTCGAACGCAGGCGCCTGGCGCATGAGAAAGATGGCGTGATGTGGTTCTGCGAGCGCTGCAACCACAAGCTGTACGAAGAGTATTTCACCCTGCAGAACATCGAAACCGACCTGCCCAAGCTGTTCGCCCGCTACCAGGCCGACATCCGCATGCGCACCTGCGACAACTGCGGGCATGTCGACCCGCTGCCGGGTGGCTGA
- a CDS encoding DUF2939 domain-containing protein — MKKLIWILVVLAALLAGFVAAGPYLTIRGLSQAIEQRDTSKLDRYVDFPMLRANLRAQLDDYVVRQAGPDVQSNLVGALLLTAGQRLGGTAVDAMVTPTGIGALLEGHTLWKRASNDLETNDAYAAPKAARPLEGATHRFESLSRFTATTQTAQGPVVFVLQRQGLSWKLVDIRLPL, encoded by the coding sequence ATGAAGAAGCTGATCTGGATCCTGGTCGTTCTTGCGGCCCTGCTGGCCGGGTTCGTCGCGGCCGGTCCGTACCTGACCATTCGCGGGCTGTCGCAGGCCATCGAGCAGCGCGATACCTCGAAACTGGACCGTTACGTGGACTTCCCGATGTTGCGCGCGAACCTGCGTGCGCAGCTGGATGACTACGTGGTGCGCCAGGCCGGGCCGGACGTGCAGTCAAACCTCGTGGGCGCACTGCTGCTCACCGCTGGCCAGCGCCTGGGTGGCACCGCCGTGGATGCGATGGTGACCCCGACCGGGATCGGCGCGCTGCTGGAGGGCCATACCCTGTGGAAGCGGGCCAGCAACGACCTGGAAACCAACGACGCCTATGCCGCGCCGAAGGCGGCCCGGCCGCTGGAAGGCGCTACGCACCGGTTCGAATCGCTGTCGCGGTTTACCGCGACCACCCAGACCGCGCAGGGCCCGGTGGTGTTCGTGCTGCAGCGGCAGGGGCTGAGCTGGAAGCTGGTGGACATCCGGTTGCCGCTCTGA
- the kynU gene encoding kynureninase yields the protein MSELLSRTHATALDAADPLRALRAEFVFPQHNHRDQTYFVGNSLGLQPRAAKAAVQEVMDKWGALAVEGHFTGDTQWLGYHRLVNAQLARMVGALPSEVVAMNTLSVNLHLMMVSFYRPTAERPVILMEAGAFPTDRHAVESQIRFHGFDPTTDLVEVQPDEPNGTISLAAIERAIAEHGPRLALVLWPGVQYRSGQVFDLDAITRMARLQGARVGFDLAHSVGNVPLQLHDIAPDFAVWCHYKYLNSGPGAVAGCFVHERHHRDASLPRFAGWWGHEEATRFKMAPQFVPAVGAEGWQLSNPPVLGLAPLRAALDVVDKAGGIEAMRAKSLQLTGLLDALVRARLAGVLEVLTPAEPERRGCQLSLRVVGGRERGRNLFEYLQTVGVLGDWREPDVIRISPTPLYNRYLDLHHFVEEVESWAGL from the coding sequence ATGTCCGAGCTCCTCAGCCGCACCCATGCCACCGCCCTGGACGCCGCCGACCCGCTGCGCGCCCTGCGCGCCGAGTTCGTGTTTCCCCAGCACAACCACCGCGACCAGACCTATTTCGTGGGCAACTCGCTGGGCCTGCAGCCGCGTGCGGCCAAGGCCGCGGTGCAGGAGGTGATGGACAAGTGGGGGGCGCTGGCGGTGGAGGGCCACTTCACGGGCGACACCCAGTGGCTGGGCTACCACCGGCTGGTCAATGCGCAGCTGGCCCGGATGGTCGGCGCGCTGCCCAGCGAGGTGGTGGCGATGAATACGCTGAGCGTGAACCTGCACCTGATGATGGTCAGCTTCTATCGACCCACCGCCGAGCGTCCGGTGATCCTGATGGAGGCCGGCGCCTTCCCGACCGACCGCCATGCGGTGGAGTCGCAGATCCGCTTCCACGGCTTCGACCCGACCACCGACCTGGTCGAGGTCCAGCCCGATGAACCCAACGGCACGATCTCGCTGGCCGCGATCGAGCGCGCCATCGCCGAACACGGCCCGCGCCTGGCGCTGGTGCTGTGGCCCGGGGTGCAGTACCGCAGCGGCCAGGTGTTCGACCTCGATGCGATCACCCGCATGGCGCGCCTGCAGGGCGCCCGGGTCGGCTTCGACCTGGCCCATTCGGTCGGCAACGTGCCGCTGCAGCTGCACGACATCGCGCCGGACTTCGCGGTCTGGTGCCACTACAAGTACCTCAACAGCGGCCCGGGTGCCGTGGCCGGCTGCTTCGTGCACGAGCGCCACCACCGCGACGCCAGCCTGCCCCGGTTCGCCGGCTGGTGGGGCCATGAAGAAGCGACCCGCTTCAAGATGGCCCCGCAGTTCGTCCCGGCCGTGGGCGCGGAAGGCTGGCAGCTGAGCAATCCGCCGGTACTCGGGCTGGCGCCGCTGCGCGCCGCGCTGGACGTGGTCGACAAGGCCGGCGGCATCGAGGCGATGCGCGCCAAGTCGCTGCAGCTTACCGGCCTGCTCGACGCGCTGGTGCGTGCCCGCCTGGCGGGGGTGCTGGAAGTGCTGACCCCGGCCGAACCCGAGCGCCGTGGCTGCCAGCTGTCGCTGCGCGTGGTCGGTGGCCGCGAGCGCGGCCGCAACCTGTTCGAATACCTGCAGACCGTGGGCGTGCTGGGCGACTGGCGTGAGCCGGACGTGATCCGGATTTCGCCTACCCCGCTGTACAACCGTTACCTCGACCTGCATCACTTCGTCGAAGAAGTGGAATCCTGGGCGGGCCTGTAA
- a CDS encoding FMN-binding negative transcriptional regulator: MFIPSDFVATDLTWLDRLLARDAFVTLVTTGSDGLPQVTLLPVVYRRDGEDILIEGHWARPNPQAGHAGPALMLVHGPHAYLSPGWYPDKDSAGRVPTWNYAAAELRGALEPVTDPAELMDMLDALSAVNEASVGNDWRLDRDDLRQTRMLKGIVGFRFRPSQVQIKLKLSQNHPEANQLSVIDALEGSGSPASQDLAQWMRQVREQPATGG; encoded by the coding sequence ATGTTCATCCCGTCCGACTTCGTTGCGACCGACCTGACCTGGCTGGACCGGCTGCTGGCGCGCGATGCGTTCGTCACCCTGGTGACCACCGGCAGCGATGGCCTGCCGCAGGTCACCCTGCTGCCGGTGGTGTACCGCCGCGACGGCGAGGACATCCTGATCGAAGGCCACTGGGCCCGCCCCAACCCGCAGGCCGGCCATGCCGGGCCGGCGCTGATGCTGGTGCACGGCCCGCACGCCTACCTTTCGCCGGGCTGGTACCCGGACAAGGACAGCGCCGGCCGCGTGCCGACCTGGAACTACGCCGCCGCCGAACTGCGCGGCGCGCTGGAGCCGGTCACCGACCCGGCCGAACTGATGGACATGCTGGACGCGCTCAGCGCGGTCAATGAGGCCAGCGTCGGCAACGACTGGCGGCTGGACCGCGACGACCTGCGCCAGACCCGCATGCTGAAGGGCATCGTCGGCTTCCGCTTCCGCCCCAGCCAGGTGCAGATCAAGCTCAAGCTGAGCCAGAACCATCCCGAGGCCAACCAGCTGTCGGTGATCGATGCCCTGGAGGGCTCGGGCTCCCCCGCTTCCCAGGACCTGGCGCAGTGGATGCGCCAGGTACGCGAGCAGCCCGCCACCGGCGGCTGA
- a CDS encoding FAD-dependent oxidoreductase yields MIASAHRSLSIIGAGLAGSLLAILLSRQGWRITLYERRGDPRISDYESGRSINLALAERGRNALRRAGVEDAVMAKAVMMRGRMVHPRQGEPQLQRYGRDDSEVIWSIHRKDLNTTLLQLAEDAGAQVHFHRRLHTVDFDAGYARFIDDRNDHPHDIRFDTLIGADGAGSALRAAMNRKHPLDERIEFLDHSYKELEIPPSDDGGFRIEANALHIWPRGNYMCIALPNDEGTFTVTLFLPNEGNPSFATTNSGAEAEALFARDFPDALALIPNLRRDWEEHPPGLLGTLHLRQWHLHGRAVLLGDAAHAMVPFHGQGMNCAFEDCVALARHLQEEDSLAAAFAAFEAERKPNAEAIQQMALENYLEMRDRVADPAFLLQRELEQALQARWPTRFVPHYTMVTFLHTPYAVALERTELQRKILQDATAGHETLEHIDWAALERVVHAQLPVLEGAH; encoded by the coding sequence TTGATCGCATCTGCACACCGCTCCCTGAGCATCATCGGCGCCGGCCTGGCCGGCTCCCTGCTGGCCATCCTGCTGTCCCGCCAGGGCTGGCGGATCACCCTGTACGAACGCCGCGGCGACCCGCGGATCAGCGACTACGAGAGCGGCCGCTCGATCAACCTGGCCCTGGCCGAACGCGGGCGCAACGCACTGCGCCGGGCGGGGGTGGAAGACGCGGTCATGGCCAAGGCGGTGATGATGCGTGGGCGCATGGTGCATCCGCGCCAGGGCGAGCCGCAGCTGCAGCGTTATGGCCGCGACGACAGCGAAGTGATCTGGTCGATCCACCGCAAGGACCTCAACACCACGCTGCTGCAGCTGGCCGAAGACGCCGGCGCGCAGGTGCACTTCCACCGCCGCCTGCACACGGTGGATTTCGATGCCGGCTACGCGCGGTTCATCGACGACCGCAACGACCACCCGCACGACATCCGCTTCGACACCCTGATCGGCGCCGACGGTGCCGGTTCGGCGCTGCGTGCGGCGATGAACCGCAAGCACCCGCTGGACGAGCGCATCGAGTTCCTCGACCACTCCTACAAGGAGCTGGAGATCCCACCCAGCGACGACGGTGGGTTCCGCATCGAGGCCAACGCGCTGCACATCTGGCCGCGCGGCAACTACATGTGCATCGCGCTGCCGAATGACGAAGGCACGTTCACCGTCACATTGTTCCTGCCCAACGAGGGCAACCCCAGCTTCGCCACCACCAACAGTGGCGCCGAAGCCGAGGCGTTGTTCGCGCGCGACTTCCCGGATGCGCTGGCCTTGATTCCGAACCTGCGCCGCGACTGGGAAGAACACCCGCCCGGCCTGCTTGGCACCCTGCACCTGCGCCAGTGGCACCTGCACGGCCGCGCGGTGCTGCTGGGCGATGCGGCGCACGCGATGGTGCCGTTCCACGGCCAGGGCATGAACTGCGCGTTCGAGGACTGCGTGGCGCTGGCCCGCCACCTGCAGGAAGAAGACTCGCTGGCCGCTGCGTTCGCTGCGTTCGAGGCCGAGCGCAAGCCGAACGCCGAAGCGATCCAGCAGATGGCGCTGGAAAACTACCTGGAAATGCGCGACCGCGTGGCTGACCCGGCGTTCCTGCTGCAGCGCGAGCTGGAGCAGGCGCTGCAGGCGCGTTGGCCGACCCGCTTCGTGCCGCACTACACCATGGTGACCTTCCTGCACACACCGTACGCGGTGGCGCTGGAGCGCACCGAACTGCAGCGGAAGATCCTGCAGGACGCCACCGCCGGTCACGAAACGCTGGAGCACATCGACTGGGCCGCGCTGGAGCGCGTGGTGCACGCGCAACTACCGGTGCTGGAGGGCGCGCACTGA
- a CDS encoding 5'-nucleotidase, with amino-acid sequence MGDNTPRLLTVAVTSRALFDLEEGHALFEAEGVDAYAEYQRTHEDDILRPGVAFPVVRKLLALNQGESPESPRVEVILLSRNSADTGLRIFNSIQHYDLGIIRATFTAGEPTWPYVKPFGTDLFLSANPESVRRALRHGIAAATILPKPYDETLAAAEPLDMSQPLGQLRIAFDGDAVIFGDESERISREQGVEAFGRHERENAREPLSGGPFRNFLSALHTLQAEFPAGEAAPIRTALVTARSAPAHERVIRTLREWGVRLDEALFLGGRHKGPFLEAFGADIFFDDSQHNIDSARQHLSVAAGHVPHGVANEPR; translated from the coding sequence ATGGGCGACAACACCCCCCGCTTGCTGACCGTTGCCGTGACCTCGCGTGCGCTGTTCGACCTTGAAGAAGGCCATGCGCTGTTCGAGGCCGAAGGCGTGGACGCCTACGCCGAGTACCAGCGCACGCATGAAGACGACATCCTGCGCCCCGGCGTGGCCTTCCCGGTGGTGCGCAAGCTGCTGGCGCTGAACCAGGGCGAGTCGCCGGAGTCGCCGCGGGTGGAGGTCATCCTGCTGTCGCGCAATTCGGCCGACACCGGCCTGCGCATCTTCAACTCGATCCAGCATTACGACCTGGGCATCATCCGCGCCACGTTCACCGCCGGCGAGCCGACCTGGCCGTACGTGAAGCCGTTCGGCACCGACCTGTTCCTCTCGGCCAATCCGGAGTCGGTGCGGCGTGCGCTGCGGCATGGCATCGCGGCGGCGACCATCCTGCCCAAGCCGTACGATGAAACGCTGGCCGCCGCCGAGCCGCTGGACATGAGCCAGCCGCTGGGCCAGCTGCGCATTGCCTTTGACGGCGACGCGGTGATCTTTGGTGATGAAAGCGAGCGTATCTCGCGCGAGCAGGGCGTGGAAGCGTTTGGCCGGCATGAGCGCGAGAACGCGCGCGAGCCGCTCAGTGGTGGGCCGTTCCGGAATTTCCTGTCGGCGCTGCATACCCTGCAGGCGGAATTCCCGGCCGGCGAGGCCGCCCCGATCCGCACCGCGCTGGTGACCGCGCGTTCGGCGCCGGCGCATGAGCGGGTAATCCGCACCCTGCGCGAGTGGGGCGTGCGCCTGGACGAGGCACTGTTCCTGGGCGGTCGCCACAAGGGCCCGTTCCTGGAGGCCTTCGGCGCGGACATCTTCTTCGACGATTCGCAGCACAACATCGACAGCGCCCGGCAGCATCTGAGCGTGGCGGCGGGCCACGTACCCCACGGCGTAGCCAACGAGCCCCGTTGA
- the can gene encoding carbonate dehydratase codes for MKDIHKLLQNNRDWADRIEKEDPEFFHQLAKQQHPEYLWIGCSDSRVPANQIIGMAPGEVFVHRNIANVVVHTDLNCLSVIQYAVDQLKIKHILIVGHYGCGGVHASLNNTRVGLADNWLRHVSDVAQKHSAILDAIEDPDLKHARLCELNVIEQVVNACRSTIVQDAWARGQKLMVHGWVYSLKDGRVREMGIDVGAPEDLAPAYETALAHVPRRGKRD; via the coding sequence ATGAAAGACATCCACAAGCTGCTGCAGAACAACCGCGACTGGGCCGACCGGATCGAGAAGGAAGACCCCGAGTTCTTCCACCAGCTGGCCAAGCAGCAGCACCCGGAGTACCTGTGGATCGGCTGCTCCGATTCGCGCGTGCCGGCCAACCAGATCATCGGCATGGCCCCGGGCGAAGTGTTCGTGCACCGCAATATCGCCAACGTGGTCGTGCACACCGACCTGAACTGCCTGAGCGTGATCCAGTACGCGGTGGACCAGCTGAAGATCAAGCACATCCTGATCGTCGGCCACTACGGCTGCGGCGGCGTGCATGCCAGCCTGAACAATACCCGCGTAGGCCTGGCCGACAACTGGCTGCGCCATGTCAGCGACGTGGCACAGAAGCATTCGGCGATCCTGGATGCGATCGAGGATCCCGACCTGAAGCACGCCCGCCTGTGCGAGCTCAACGTGATCGAACAGGTGGTCAACGCCTGCCGCTCGACCATCGTGCAGGACGCCTGGGCGCGCGGACAGAAGCTGATGGTGCATGGCTGGGTCTACAGCCTGAAGGACGGCCGGGTGCGCGAGATGGGCATCGACGTCGGTGCGCCCGAAGACCTGGCCCCGGCCTACGAAACAGCGCTTGCGCACGTGCCGCGCCGCGGCAAGCGCGACTGA
- a CDS encoding DUF2461 domain-containing protein, whose protein sequence is MSTYFTAASFTFLRGLARNNDKTWFNAHKDKYEEHVRQPFLRLISDLQPDLAVVSDHFRSDPRGVGGSLFRIYRDARFSNDKSPYKTWQGARLFHERRKQVPAPSFYIHLQPGESFVGAGLWHPEPATQRKVRHFIVDNPGAWKAAAHAPALRRKFDFEESEKLVRAPRGFEPDFEFIDDLKHRNWVFWRSLDDATMTGPKLRQTLAKDLVTLGPFVDYLCAALDLEF, encoded by the coding sequence GTGAGCACCTATTTCACCGCTGCCAGCTTCACCTTCCTGCGCGGCCTGGCACGCAACAACGACAAGACCTGGTTCAACGCGCACAAGGACAAGTACGAGGAGCATGTGCGGCAGCCGTTCCTGCGCCTGATCAGCGACCTGCAGCCGGACCTGGCGGTGGTCAGCGACCACTTCCGTTCCGACCCGCGCGGCGTGGGCGGCTCGCTGTTCCGGATCTACCGCGACGCGCGTTTTTCCAACGACAAGTCGCCGTACAAGACCTGGCAGGGTGCGCGGCTGTTCCATGAGCGGCGCAAGCAGGTGCCGGCGCCGTCGTTCTACATCCACCTGCAGCCGGGCGAAAGTTTCGTCGGCGCCGGGCTGTGGCACCCGGAGCCGGCCACCCAGCGCAAGGTCCGCCACTTCATCGTGGACAACCCGGGTGCCTGGAAGGCGGCGGCGCATGCGCCGGCGCTGCGCAGGAAGTTCGATTTCGAGGAAAGCGAAAAGCTGGTGCGGGCCCCGCGCGGGTTCGAACCGGACTTCGAGTTCATCGACGACCTCAAGCACCGCAACTGGGTGTTCTGGCGCTCGCTGGACGACGCCACCATGACCGGGCCGAAGCTGCGCCAGACCTTGGCCAAGGACCTGGTCACGCTGGGGCCGTTCGTGGATTATCTTTGTGCAGCGTTGGATCTGGAGTTCTGA
- the sbcB gene encoding exodeoxyribonuclease I, whose translation MADSFLFYDLETFGQDPRRTRIAQFAAIRTDADLNPIDEPVSFYVKPADDLLPSPVATLITGITPQHAMAEGVSEAEAFARINDLMARPGTCTLGYNTLRFDDEFVRHGLFRNFFDPYEREWRNGNSRWDLLDMLRLVHALRPDGIAWPQREDGATSFKLEHLALANDVRVGDAHEALSDVHATIGMARLFKQAQPRLWDYALKLRDKRFVGSLLEVDALQPVLHISMRYPAQRMCAAPVLPIARHPYINNRVIALDLEGDLDGLLALPAETLAARLYTRAADLAEGEQRVPLKEVHLNKVPALVAWNHLRPADHARLGIDVALVEANVARVRAAGPALVEKVRQVYAGERTATVSDVDASLYDGFLADGDKALMTRLRTSPPAELGGFAERLKDPRMPELLFRYRARNHPQTLDAAERDRWNDYRRQRLSGDAALGEQSLAEFRAQLDTLAAEHADAPDKLALLQHLRDWGNDLEQSL comes from the coding sequence ATGGCCGACAGCTTCCTGTTCTACGACCTGGAAACCTTCGGCCAGGACCCGCGTCGCACCCGCATCGCGCAGTTCGCGGCGATCCGCACCGACGCCGACCTGAACCCGATCGACGAACCGGTCAGCTTCTACGTGAAGCCGGCCGACGACCTGCTGCCGTCGCCGGTGGCGACGCTGATCACCGGCATCACCCCGCAGCATGCGATGGCCGAAGGGGTCAGCGAGGCCGAAGCGTTCGCGCGCATCAACGATCTGATGGCGCGGCCGGGCACCTGCACGCTGGGCTACAACACGCTGCGCTTCGATGACGAATTCGTCCGCCACGGGCTGTTCCGCAACTTCTTCGACCCGTACGAACGCGAGTGGCGCAACGGCAATTCGCGCTGGGACCTGCTGGACATGCTGCGCCTGGTGCATGCGTTGCGCCCGGACGGCATTGCCTGGCCGCAGCGCGAAGACGGCGCCACCTCGTTCAAGCTCGAACACCTGGCATTGGCCAACGACGTGCGCGTCGGCGATGCGCATGAGGCGCTGTCGGACGTGCACGCCACCATCGGCATGGCGCGCCTGTTCAAGCAGGCCCAGCCGCGGCTGTGGGACTACGCGCTGAAGCTGCGCGACAAGCGCTTCGTCGGCAGCCTGCTCGAGGTGGACGCCCTGCAGCCCGTGCTGCACATCTCGATGCGCTACCCGGCCCAGCGCATGTGCGCCGCCCCGGTGCTGCCGATCGCGCGGCATCCCTACATCAACAACCGGGTGATCGCGCTGGACCTGGAAGGCGACCTCGACGGGCTGCTGGCGCTGCCGGCCGAGACCCTGGCCGCGCGCCTGTACACCCGCGCGGCCGACCTCGCCGAAGGCGAACAGCGCGTGCCGCTGAAGGAAGTGCACCTCAACAAGGTGCCGGCGCTGGTCGCCTGGAACCACCTGCGCCCGGCCGATCACGCCCGGTTGGGGATCGATGTGGCGCTCGTGGAAGCCAATGTCGCGCGCGTGCGCGCGGCCGGCCCGGCGCTGGTCGAGAAGGTACGCCAGGTGTATGCCGGCGAGCGCACCGCCACGGTCAGCGACGTGGATGCCTCGCTGTACGACGGCTTCCTGGCCGACGGCGACAAGGCCCTGATGACCCGCCTGCGCACCAGCCCACCGGCCGAGCTGGGCGGGTTCGCCGAGCGGCTGAAAGACCCGCGCATGCCGGAACTGCTGTTCCGCTACCGCGCGCGCAACCATCCGCAGACCCTGGATGCGGCCGAACGCGATCGCTGGAACGACTACCGCCGGCAGCGCCTGTCTGGCGATGCGGCGCTGGGCGAGCAGAGCCTGGCGGAGTTCCGCGCGCAGCTGGACACCTTGGCCGCCGAGCACGCCGACGCGCCCGACAAACTGGCCCTGTTGCAGCACCTGCGCGACTGGGGCAACGACCTGGAGCAGAGCCTGTGA
- a CDS encoding NAD kinase — protein sequence MSDTPRIAFLASNTEAAQFARAAMVARYGDHAPEEADVLCPLGGDGFMLQTLHRHGALGRPVFGMKLGTVGFLMNQYREDDGELPARLAVAEPANLRPLEMLALTESGTTTGSLAYNDVSLLRQTRQAAHIGVDLNGQERVAELIGDGVLVATPAGSTAYNYSAHGPVLPLGSHTIALTPLAPYRPRRWRGAILKADTEVRFRVLDPYKRPVSVTADSHETRDVVEVTIRESRERRVTLLFDPEHNLEDRILSEQFMF from the coding sequence ATGAGCGATACCCCCCGCATCGCCTTCCTGGCCAGCAACACCGAAGCGGCGCAGTTCGCCCGCGCGGCGATGGTGGCGCGCTATGGCGACCATGCGCCGGAAGAGGCTGACGTGCTGTGCCCGCTGGGCGGGGATGGCTTCATGCTGCAGACGCTGCACCGGCACGGTGCGCTGGGGCGGCCGGTGTTCGGCATGAAGCTGGGCACGGTAGGGTTCCTGATGAACCAGTATCGGGAGGACGATGGCGAGCTTCCCGCTCGGCTGGCGGTGGCCGAACCGGCCAACCTGCGGCCGCTGGAAATGCTGGCGCTGACCGAGTCGGGCACGACCACGGGCTCGCTTGCCTACAACGATGTGTCGCTGCTGCGCCAGACCCGCCAGGCCGCGCATATCGGGGTGGATCTCAACGGGCAGGAGCGCGTGGCCGAGCTGATCGGCGACGGGGTGCTGGTGGCCACGCCGGCCGGCAGCACCGCCTACAATTACTCCGCGCATGGCCCGGTCCTGCCGCTGGGCTCGCACACCATCGCGCTGACCCCGTTGGCGCCGTACCGGCCGCGGCGCTGGCGCGGCGCGATCCTCAAGGCCGACACCGAAGTACGCTTCCGCGTGCTCGATCCCTACAAGCGCCCGGTCAGCGTGACCGCCGATTCGCATGAAACCCGCGACGTGGTCGAGGTGACCATCCGGGAGTCGCGCGAACGCCGGGTGACCCTGCTGTTCGATCCGGAACACAACCTGGAAGACCGGATCCTCAGCGAACAGTTCATGTTTTGA